One region of Anthonomus grandis grandis chromosome 22, icAntGran1.3, whole genome shotgun sequence genomic DNA includes:
- the LOC126748993 gene encoding cytochrome c oxidase subunit 5A, mitochondrial-like, which yields MFRSSALRVHSLLNKAANVKNASSSLGINARMMSKASTETDAQFDQRYQNFFNQPDIDGWDVRRGITELLGHDLVPEPKITISILQACRRVNDLALAIRVLEAVKDKCGGNVKEIYPWYMQELKPTLTELGIPTIEELGYDKPELALQNPEEM from the exons ATGTTCAGGTCTTCCGCTTTACGCGTTCATTCTCTGCTAAACAAAGCAGCTAACGTTAAAAATGCCTCTTCAAGTCTGGGAATTAACGCCCGTATGATGTCCAAAGCTAGCACAGAAACTGACGCCCAGTTTGATCAGAG ATACCAAAATTTTTTCAACCAACCTGATATTGATGGCTGGGATGTAAGGAGAGGAATTACAGAGTTGTTGGGTCATGATCTGGTTCCAGAGCCAAAAATCACCATCTCAATTCTTCAGGCTTGTCGTAGAGTGAATGACTTAGCTCTGGCTATCAGAGTTCTTGAAGCTGTTAAGGACAAATGTGGAGGCAATGTTAAAGAAATCTATCCATGGTATATGCAAGAGTTGAAGCCCACATTAACTGAGTTGGGTATTCCAACTATTGAGGAACTTGGCTATGACAAGCCCGAATTGGCTTTGCAAAATCCTGAAGAGATGTGA